The genomic DNA gtcatcacatgaTCTATCAGTATATGCATGCTAATGGTGATAAGCGAACTACCCTACTTTTTTTCCTCTATACATTAAGTTTGTTATTTGTATGCAATATTATCCTTTGAATTTCAAACATATTGTGACTATTTGATCAGATGGGTACCTTTTGTGTACATCCATGTATGCAGTATACTCTcacaaaatgatgtcatcacatgtCTATCAGTATATGCATGCTAATGGTGAACTACCCTACTTTTTTTTCCTCTATGTCTGTCACGGTATGACGTcctttgaatttcaaataaattgtgACAATCTGATCCCGTACATATAGAACAGTATCCTAGCTGTCACAAAATGATATCCCATAATCCCTCAGTATACTAAATGCATTATAATGAGAAACTGCCCTAACTTTTCTCATCttgtcacacatacatatatatcatgtcTGTTGCTGCACGCCATGCtttgaatttcaaacattttggcATTCTCATCATCATGATCTTTTAAACAGCTCAGATAGTTTCAACtggaacattcaaaaaaataaatttgctGAGGTACAAATTAACTTtctcgtaatattgtacaccaagaatagtattgcatcacttgtggataaacatattattgtagctgtatacatgatattaaagcaaattgatttttaggtttGCACCCAGAAATCAGCGCCCCCAACGTTGATCACAAATCCAACTTGTTTCTGTACTTTTTATGGATAGTATGGACCACTagtcaacatgtacaatatctaattattggtattttaacaatataaAGTGGTTACCTGATCAataaatgatactccagttagtacaattttaacatggtgacaaattcaaaactgagcttttgctcaagatttaaacttgccactacactacctataGATAATTACCCACTACTTAACAGCAAGTAACTGACCAGTTTCTAGTGaagatattttttgttctttaaGGAAAAAAATATCTCATTTGCAACAAGTGCAGGTTTAAATACATGAAATAGCTAGACTATAGGCTTGTAGTTGATTTGGACTATTACAACGGAAGACAGCAAGATTCACATATTGCAATATTACAAGAAAACCAGATTCACATAACTTCCACTTTTGTTATGCGCAATGTCGTCCTATTTGTTTTAGACTGTAGTTTTTAGAattaaaatcaaagtaaattctTTTTGTATTCCTCAGATGATAATTAGAATGTCTGCCAATTTACATAAAAGACACACTGACGATCACAATGTGTTAAAAGactgaaaaaaaagagtaaaagtGGCTTGTCAAACTGAGAGTAGACATAAGAAAACAcattgaaaaacatttttaaatacatCTTAAAACATCATGTTTGACAATGGCTATAAGACCGACTACTTTTACTTTGGGGATAAAAGAATTCTGACTAACCTCCACTCCTTAAAGTTATAAACGGAGTTTGGTTGAAATGCTATTATACAtagatataattattttatttgtctgactggaaataaaataaaattggcaCATCAAAGCATTAATTTATAAGATTCCTGCACTTACAATGTCTTTTGCCTTAAATAATTCAACTTTTCATTCCTTAAatgacaaaagtaaatttttgcatattttgacctcagaCGAGAAATTTCTTTCGGAAAATTTTCTTTTGGATGTAGGCAGTCTACTAAACGATAGACTTtaagatacgttgtgacgttccgccctcatcGGTCTCCTCTCACATGGGAGGGGTGGGCCGATGTGTGAGAGCACCCCAGgcgtcacagcgtaccttacataCTAACTAAAGGATTGCATTCTCACTATTTCTGTATATTAAGGGATACTTTACCATAAGGCATGCTGTTGTTGTATACAGATTGATTTGTTTTTCAGTGTGGTACAAGTAGCTACTGAGTACACAACTTTCTATAGCAACCTAGTGTGATTGGTAAATCTCACATGTTAATTTAAATATCCCTTATTAAACTACCTTAATTCAATGAGAGTAAATTTCTAATTAAAAACTAAGAAACATATATATAAGTAAATTACACCATCACAGAAAATTACATAATAGTTACACCTATCACATCTTTGACAAATACACAAGAAAGAGCCAGAAATAAATCAATTGTGTATATCTACTGAAAATTCAGCAGGTTTTGTTGTTTTAAATCTTTTCATCAATTGGAATGCATTATATTTATAGACAAAGAATTCTCTATAGCCAGAAATGTCAATACCATGGGGTTCAATAACATTACATGAGTTTACACAATACTATAAATTCAACCACATGCTAACAATTGTGATgaatgttattcaatattgatTATGCAAgtcaaataattaaatacacctgtgtactataaattataaattagaCAATATGGAACTGTGTACTATTAGTGAGGGTACATCATGTAACATTTGTCGAATGGTTATATGGTTCACTTCAAAAACCTCAACTTGAGTTTGATCACTTTCACTTGATATAAGGTCAGTTGATATTAGTTTAAAGCTAGCTGCAACAGAAATATTTTTAGAAACTGTTTTGGTAGATAATGATGTAATCATAATGTCATATACCCTAAATGATATGGAATCACCTGTGGGCAAATATGTTTGTGTAGAAGTACATATAATATGGCAATAAATTTTTGGGTCTGcatccaaaaatcagcacccgaTGAATTATGATTTTAAAGTTGccgtatggatgaggattgggtatttattttggatttttaatttataaaacaatttaacattgtacaatgtctaattgttggtattttaacaattttcagtgaatatattgttggttgtgtgACCTTCCATCATTGTCTGTGCATtgacacacatagacacacagacagagacacagacagatcgacagccacacacacacacacacacacacacacacacacacacacaaagacagacattcacacacagacagacacagaaaaacagacagacagagacagacagatgaacaCACACGTGcgcgcatgcatacatacatacatacatacatacatacatacatacatacatacatacatacatacatacatacattatacatacatacatacatacatacatacatacatacatacatacatacatacatacatacagacacatagacagacagacagacagacacacacacacacacacacacacacacacacacacacacacacacacacacacacacacaaacagttttagttttaaaaaagtgGCTATTAATTTCACTCTACACACCTTgtcaaaatacaataaacacaACTGGACAAACATTTATTTCAGAGAATTGGGATTTCATTCCATTTAATTAAgaatcaaaatatcaataacataaagaatacaaaaaaaaatatcacaaggattgatttcacaaaatatttgaaatcatCTTTAATTTAAAGATATGATTATCTTACCACAACAAGAATTACGTGACTTCGTACAAAAAAAtggatttttcatttttttattttattattcaatACAACTACAAGACAATACAAAGGAAAACAATACACTACAGAAAAACACAGGAAGTACAAACGGAGAGGGGAGAGAGGGTTGGTTAACTTAatcaaataaattaatacatatgATTGAAAATAATTGGATTTCATATCTTTGACTTCTAACATGGCAAGATGCCAAAACAATGTTTATGACACATAATCTGAGTATAGGATGATATgtggacctggtaggatagaggttgcaatgtgactgcattaatcctatgtgcttataaaggctgcaatggattgtatgctcccctgggagttgaggaagtataaagggcctgCCATTGATCCATGCCAatggtaataattgtgagcaccttgagctctcaggagaaAAGGTGCATAATGAGACATCAAAAGCTTGTGCCCGTGTGTCTGCATGATCTAGTTACAGAATGactggtttatttcatttagagaAAATGTAGTAAGTAATTGCAGTCATGCTCTTAAAGtctagaatgtgcagtttctcattggttttctgtgtggttgtatcaaacagtgcgagtgaacactaacatgacaTGGGAAGTATAAgaatttttttgtacaaattaaaggccaaggtttcaatcctaggGTCTCACATTcgtattactacatgtagttatctTATCAATTAAGCCATACGAACAACAAGtgattattttcttttgttctCAAACTTTTACTGTCCTTGaaactctgccagacaactgctTGTCAGTCCTAATCTGAACTGAACAATGCATGCCAAGAAAGTTGTCTTGATAAATTACAGTGTAATTCAAACAGTAAACAATGCAATGGCATAGTATACTGGCCTTTGACATGTTCACAGGTTATCAGAGTATGTACACAGTTTAAGGTGAGGAGATCAGCCTCAGACAGGGTTGAGATGACATATATTAAACCACAGACAGTATCAGTGCATGTGCCCTCGAAGCAAATTTGATGAGCCACTGAAATCTCTTACTATGCAGTGATCAGTGTGcactctaagccaatttgacacgccactgacacacataatttctagtgatgcaccaaaatttggtgttcgcctatctcttactatgtaatgactcacacaagaaattttgactcaaaacaacaaaatttggctacccTTAGAGAGCACACTGGACAAGGTATCTATGACTAAACCCGCCATTACATGATGGAAATTTACCATCAACATCATATCGTTGTACAgattaaaaagaaaaattacatatgtatactgAGACACGGTACTAAAACAGACAGCTAATACATTATGACAGGAAAGTTTTTTTCCCtggtttatattttgatatgtcaATATGATTTATTATACCaagcatgagccaagttgaaccaaaaatatggaatttatactttggtcgttctacgtcatgacaatggGCATcaatgtcacaacaatgcatgtctacgtcactggttctgctgcgTTCAAAATACGGGTCAAAATGTCCCCtatttttcttttgacattactggagctggtataattatgctattctccaatattttcttcattccgccaaggaaaatatgagagtgacctaaggggcctttgtcactataagtcaataatgatttattgtatAAGAAAATCAACACTAAAAGGAAATGAGTCAGCAAAACTTTTGAATCTATAAtaccattacattacatgtacggagtacttacaaattacataaaatatgtAAGGGACAACTAATCAATATAAAAGTTGGTTTACCTGTTTGctattttactgtatatttgGATGAAATTGTTGCCAAGGTTTTGGAACCAGTAACAAGGGGTTCAGTAGGGGAGGGggaatctttttaaaaattgcaTAGATTTTACCAAGTACCATACTCTCACTCAGTAGGGAACCCTCTGTAAAAGTTCCTCagaaactcaggtagattttacctactttaaatGCCACCCTTAGGAATATCAATGCTGTAAAGAGCTGACTCAGCATATTTTCAAATCTTATCAATTAATCATtgacaaatatgtaaatgtgacatgaTGACCTCACACACAGCATTGTTTGGAATCAAGTACCCATAATCTATTTCCTAGCAGTACCTGCCCTTGCAATCTCAAAATACTTCTGTAACAGTGATACACTTTATTGGGTATTAACTTTAGTGATACACTTTGTTTTAACTTCagcatcacccccccccctccccctttcaTTCATATACCAGCAGACTTTAATTTTCAATTATAGTGAAATATACTATGTTCATGGAATATGTATGTCTTTTTTGGGCTGCACACTTTCATACGTTAGCAATGGGGTGAGGAGAAATGATATAGCTTTGTTTTGCTTTCACAATTTTACATAAATGGAATCAGGAAAATTAGTATTCAAACTAGGACTGGCTATTAAAGATAAAGTTATGTAGTTTGTATGGTGAAACTTCCAGTTTGCAGTTGCAGTTATACCGTCAATCAACTTGGGtgctagtcttgctgctagactttcgggctttctttcgatactagtataagcgaacgaagttcgcagtgagggcttgcccgaacaggatgttccatcctcgatagcgatgttcggtcgtgtgtcgtattctatcggaagaacatcagaggtctagcagatagactacttGGGTGTATGATAATGGTAGTAGGATTTACTGCAATGATACattgaatactgccctctaggcCACCAGATctaatacttttgttttttatacttCACTCTGGGAAATTGCAATGATTATGGTATTCAAAATGAAAGATGGTGAGAGTATTCCCTTGCATCATTCTTGGATTTCTTAAGAAGGAGTGTGCATCCTACAAAGTTTCACAAAACAGAGGCACGTCACATATCCTGGATATAACATAGGTAAACTGGCTAGAAGATATGTAAGCtatcaaaaaaaattaaaaagggTGTGTTCACTGACATAGAGATGAAAAAAGAACAATCacagtaaaaatatttttgcaaACAGATATTTCAAACAACTtcaaatcaaatacaaattgtaaatgtatatatacaatctTCCTGGCATTGGTAACAGAGTTCttaagtggcacaagctgagtttgtaagcaTATTACTtgggtgaaaatacttaaaacaAAACCACATTatggtatattgtatacatgtccattgtatataatgttaatattgctgcatgtcttctataacattacaattgtcttctagcATTGTCAGAACAGTTCATTGCATAGTAgagatttcctgaacattttttgatatgtatgataaattacgtcatctgaTCATTTATGGGTTATATACCCTCAATAAAGTGACCTTCACTCGCTTGTcatatcgtatcggaagaaaacCTGAAggtctaacagctagactaAGTAAAGCCCAACTGtaagaatgatgtaaacaatgtatagatagtgtcctgatatgacaaatatatcaaatttggACATTATATAACTGggccaataaacactaacttagcattggaattctgtgattgattatcGAAGACATGATGCTtcggttgaatttgaaatgctACGGTGATAGCATCAGTATTGTATACATCCAGGTATTCATTACAATGTCTATCAGCCTATCACTGTACACTATTTTCATTACAATGTCTATCAGCCTATCACTGTACACTATTTTCATTACAATGTCTATCAGCCGATGACTGTAcactattttcatttaaatgtctatcagcctatcactgtacagtattttcatttcaatgtctaTCAGCCGATGACTGTACACTATTTTCATTACAATGTCTATCAGCCTATCACTGTAcactattttcatttcaatgtctaTCAGCCTCATAACGTGCATAATTGCTGTCATGTCTATTACCTTCAAAatcatgtacactgtacaacCTCCTTGGCTTTCTCTCAAATATTTCCTCTATTAACTCAAGCTAGTTCAGAATTCATAGTTTTCAAGAACAATATTTGTAGAGttatgatgggtgaatggttacagtggccggcttggaatctgcaggttgcaggttcaagccctgtcgttgtcatttgtttctgaatggctaaagtccttaggcaagatttgaaccatgattgtgcctcagtcaactcagctgtatagctggggacctggtaggatagaggttgcaatgtgaatgctttaatcctatgtgcttatagtggctgcaatggattgtatgctccccagggatttgaggaagtataaagggctgttgtgccactatagatccaaGCCAGGAGTAATacttgtaaagcgctttgagcacagagtagGAAAGTGCGATATAAAagtcaacatttttattattcattattattatttgcatCCTGAGTCTCCCTGggcaaataaaaatgaaaatgattaaaatcaccaagagaaaacaaaattcaaaattctgaCTGATATTTGGACCTGACAAGATTACagcatttattaatttttacaaatcattGACATAATTCCTGAGAAAGTTTCCTCTTTCCAGTCTGGTATTGCAAATGCATACCTGTTTTCACAGCAGACAAATATGCATGTCACCATCTGCTGGTGGTATGGATGTGAATGTAGAAacttttttacaattttttgaaGACAAACTTTCCATCCTTGTGTCAGAAAAAGAAAAGTTGGTAGTTATTAAAGGAGTAAACTTTTGCAgatttctgtaattttttttaactgCCTTTACGGTTGTCATACAGACACCCTATGGTTTACACGTACCGTACACTTTAAAGGCACAACATACAATATGGTATTACTGATGTggtgtgttacaaaacacatgttgactgatcaTACTCATGCAACATCATACGTCAGTTTCTCTCAGGCCTGTGAGTCACCCCAACATAGATTGTTTCCTTTGGGCTTAATCCTTGGGGAATAGCCTGTGTCAGGGTGACCCAAAGTCCATCGAGGAAACAGATGTTGCAGGAGTACGATCAGTcaacatgtacataataatgaAACCCTGGAATCAGTACATAGGTCTGTTAGTTACTCCTCCTTCTTACCTTTGATATCATAAGAATTACTATTTTCTTCTTTCActtttttagatttttgtttAACAAAAGCATGGTAGTAgaaattagaaaataaatataacatactGAATGCATAGAAGAAACTATAGACACAAAATCCATGATACAAATACCCAAAGGTATTGTGTACCAGTCCTATCAAAAATTGTAAAATCTGCATCTGAGTCATATTTTTCTTCCAGGAAGGTGCTTGCGATGGGTTGTATGCCGCCTGAGCATAGTAGAAGTATAAACACACATGGACCAAAGAATTGATGGACAGACCGAATGCTATTCCAACCCATGGACACAGGCTGTATGCAAAATCACTTAACAGAAGCATACTGGCATGATGATACACATGGAGGAATGATATCTGCCGGCTGCGATGACGTAGAATCATGAACACTGTATCAAGGAGTTCAAGCATTTTGGTGCAGTGGTATATAAAGAACAAGTGTTGCATTGTTGGAGATGTTTGTTTTAGGTATATAGACTGCATTTCATACATACCATAAATCATACCACAGAATGTGTACAAACTCACCAAGCTGCACGTCACATTGTACACTACCAAAATCTGGaggtcaaatataaatatttgacgTCAAGAAAAATCAGATAAGAACTGTctgtattaaaattaatattatgataACAAAACATAACTGTGTAGGTGATGCGGTTACAATTCTAACATTTGTATCAATTGCACCAAAGAGAGACACAATCCTGTAGAACAGTATCCaccctagtctgtaaggtagtacgccgtgacagggcgccctcacacatcagtcaacccctctcacGTCAGTCTGCATCACTGGAGAGGTTGGAagacacaatgtatcttacagtctatatccATCCATATTTCAGATGGTACAAATCAAGTTTATACTAGGGAGTCTAACCAGATTTCTCTATGTATCCATAGCTTAACTGTAACCTAAACTCCCTAGTTTGGTATCTACACAGCCTAGAGGCTATCCATAGCTTTGATCGTCTTCAATCTCTCTCTTACATCTAGTCAAATGGATCTAATCTAGCTTGACCACATGTTGACAAAAGTCATGCCTCAGAAGTAATCCGTCATACATTGACGGGCACTTGTGATTAAGTAATTCATGTGAACTATGTTGACACTGTAACGCCAGCATCAACTTTGAAAGTAAGTCA from Glandiceps talaboti chromosome 22, keGlaTala1.1, whole genome shotgun sequence includes the following:
- the LOC144452520 gene encoding very long chain fatty acid elongase 5-like encodes the protein MTYFGIVATEYKLVSMALKFTTLQVATTFASLKTFPVMVLYLAMIWMSRFYQRHTSPMSLRMILVVYNVTCSLVSLYTFCGMIYGMYEMQSIYLKQTSPTMQHLFFIYHCTKMLELLDTVFMILRHRSRQISFLHVYHHASMLLLSDFAYSLCPWVGIAFGLSINSLVHVCLYFYYAQAAYNPSQAPSWKKNMTQMQILQFLIGLVHNTFGYLYHGFCVYSFFYAFSMLYLFSNFYYHAFVKQKSKKVKEENSNSYDIKGKKEE